Within the Halobaculum limi genome, the region ACTCCGGTACGAGCGCGGTCTCCTCGGGCGCTACAGCGGGACCGTCCCACTGTCGAAAGTGCAGACCGTCACCGTCTCCGAGAACGCCGCGATGCGCCGCCTTGGCTACGCCAGCCTCTCGGTCGACACCGCGGGGGCGACCCCAGGGTCGAACAACGGCGACGGCGGCACCGAGACTGCGGTGCCGTTGGACACCCGGAGCCGGGTCGTCGCGTTGGCGGACGACGTCCGTGCGGAACTCGACCCCGAGTCGACGACCGATGAGGTACTCGACGACGCGTTCGCTCCCGAGACGGTCGAGCGCCCACCGAAGCGCGCACGCCGTCGCTACGTCGTCCGGTACGCACTGGGGTCGCTGCTCGTGACCGCCATCGCCGTCGGCGTCGACCGATTGTTCGTCGACCTCCCGACCGGTGTGCCGTTGCTCCCGCTGGTCGGCCTCGCCGTCGCACCGATCGCAGGTCACCTGACGTGGGTGAATCGGGGCCACGCGACCGTCGGCGACGGATACGTAACCAGAACCGGCGTGTTCCGTCGACACACGCGGCTGATCCCGTACTTCCGGCTTCAGACCGTGTTCGTCTCGCGGACGGTGTTCCAGCGTCGCCGCGATCTGGCGTCTGTGACGGGCGATTCGGCGTCAGCGTCGGGACTACTCGGTGGCGACGCGACCGCGCACGACGTCGACGCCGACGACGCGGACGCACTCCGTGAGGAACTGCTCGCTCGACTGCGAGCGGACCTCGCGCGGCGGCGACGTGCGCGCCGCCAGCGTCGTACGATGGCCGAAGAAGCGGAGCGAGACGGGGACGATCAACCGACCTCCGCGGACACGGTAGCCACAACAGACGACGACACGGCCGAGTCTCCGGTCGACTCCTTCGAGTGGACGACAGGTGGTGGGACGAGCGTCGACGACGAGCGCCCGGACACCACCCCCGAGGGCGACGACCTCGACGACTCCGACGACGACTCGGAAGACCCCGACCGCACGGACTGACTCAAACGAGGAGCGTCGTCAGCGCGTCGGGGACGACGAGGACGCGACTGCCGGGGTCGACCGCGTCGGCGACGGAGTCGGCGGCGTAGAGCAGACAGTCGGTGGCGACTTCGGGGTGTTCGCTGTTCGTGATCCACACCTCGTGGTCGCGCATTGCACGCGCGAGGACGAACGCGCGTTGTGCGCCCGGTTCGTACCCCTCGCGCATCTCCTCGAACACCGCGTTCGCCGACTCACCCGCAGACAGTCGCTCGTAGAAGCGTCGCTCGCCACGGCCGTCACCGGCCCCCTCCGGAAGTCGGGCCGGGAGGACGACACGGCCACCCGAGCGGACGGGGTTGTTCGCACCCAGGAGGACGTAGGTGGCCGCGCGACTCGTCTGGTACAGATTGGCGTCTTTCGGCGCGGGGACACCGCCGACGACAGCGTCGTACTCGCCCGAGACTGTGACCGAGAGGGCTTCGCGAGCGGTCTCGGCCAGGTCACGGACGACCGAACGAGGCTCCCCGGCGGCCGCCCCGAGGATGCCCGCTGGGCCGTGGGTGACGTTGAGGCAGAAGTCCGGCCCCGCGAGGTCGCCCGCGCGGTCGAGAAACTCGCGGAACGGGTTGTCGTCGATCCGACCGAGGCGAACGCCGGAGCGGGCGAGCATCTCGGGGCCGTGTGTGTGCCGGATGATTGGTTCGCCGCCCGCGCCGATGACGACGGTCTTCGCGCCGCCGGAAAAGCCCGCGTACTGGTGAGGTTCGACCATCCCCGTCGCGAGGACGGTGTCGGCCTCGACGACGGCGGGGTTGACGAGGACGGGGACGCCGTCGACCGTCCCCACTTCGACGGCCGAATCAGGGTCGTGGTTCTGTGCGAGGTCGGCGTACGGCCCCAGCCCCGATTCGATCTCTGCGTCGGTCATCGGTCGATGGAGGCCGAGGCCGAGAATAATCGTGACTTGGTCGCGGTCGGCAGGGATCCGATCGAGCATCGCGTCGACCAGTTGCTCGTCGGGTGTCGCCCGCGTCACGTCGGTCACGACGACACACACCTGGTCGTCAGCGTCGACGACCGACTCGATGGGCGGGCCGTGCGGGTCGTCGAGCGCCGCCTCCGCCGCCGCCCGCGGGTCGACCGCCTCCCCGCCCGCGGGCACCGCAACGTCCACCTCGCAGTCGGGCAGCGTCACCAAAATCGTCCCCGTCCCCAGCGGGAGTTCGTATTCGTCGTCAGACATCTCTGTGATCAGCGGTCGCGGCGCGAGGGCAAAAGCACTCGCTGCTCTATCGGCGTGCCCACGCCAGCATCCGGGCGTAGAAGGGGTCGGAGGCGAGCGCCTCGGCGTCGCCGACGAGACACAGCGCCTTCTTCGCCCGCGTGAGGGCGACGTTGACGCGGCGGGGGTCGTCGAACACCGGCGAGTCGAGGTCGCCGGTGGCGACGAACGAGACGACGATTACCTCCTTGCTCGACCCCTGGAAGCGGTCGACCGTGTCGACGGTCACGTTCGTCCGACGACCGATCTCTGCGACCTGCGCGCGAAACGGCGCGATGACACCGATGTCGTCGGGGTCGACGCCGGCGGCGACGTAGGCGTCGACGATGTCGGCCACGCGGTCGGCTTCGATGGGATTGGCGTTGCCCTCGTGCGTGCCGTCGGGGTCGACGAAACTCACCGGATTGCGGAGTTCGGGTGGCAAGTCTGCGGTATCGACGCCCAGATCCGCGAGTGTCTGCCCGGCCACTTCCGGCGTGGCGGGTCGGAGTGCACCGTCGTAGAACTCCGTGGAGGAGAACGCCTGAATGCGCTGGCTCATTCGGTACTGGCGGTCGAGCATCACGCCCGCGTCGGGGTGGTCGTCGATGAGGCGCTCGAACAGCGACTCCGAGAGGTCGTTCTCCGCGCGGACGACCGGCGGAAGTTGCTCGTGGTCGCCCACGAGGACAAACCGATCTGCGCGGTTGATTGCGGCGAGCGTGCTCGGTTCGGTGAGTTGTGAGGCTTCGTCGACGACGGCCACGTCGAACTCCTGTTCGCGCATCGTCCGCGACCCACACGAGGAGGTGGTTGCGGCGACGACGTCCGCATCGTTGAGCGTCGCCGCGCGGTCGTTCGGGTCGCCGCGGGTGACGAGGCGAAGATCCTGCATATCGCCGCGGACACCCGTCTTCGTCCCGACCCGGAGGACGCCGTCGTCGGGTTCGGTGCCCATCCCTTGGTCGCGGAGGGCCTCCAGTGCGTTGTCGACGGCGCGGTTCGTGAACGCCGACAGGAGGACGCGGTCGCCGTCGGCGACGAGCGTCCGAACGATCTGTGCGATGGTGTACGTCTTGCCCGTTCCCGGCGGCCCGTGGACGAGTGCGAAGTCTTCGGCGTTGACCGCGCGGTTCACCGCGTCGTTCTGTGCGTCGTTATTGTCGATGTAGGTGGTGTCGTCGTCGCGGAACGCGGGGTCACGGCGGCCGAACAGCACGTCCTTCCGGTCGGGGTCGCCCTTGAGGACGAAGTCGTGGACGGCGGTGTGCATCCGCGAGACGGACAGTTCCGAGGGGTACACGTCGAGGCGACTCACCTCGATCCGTTCGTCCGTCTCGACGACGACGCGGTCGCCGAGTTCGACGATGCGGCCGAGTTCCGCGTCGCCAGCGGTGGGGTCGCCATCGGACGCGAGGGCGATGTCGCCCTCGCGGAGTTTCGAGACGGCGTCCGACTCCTTGCGGGCGGTGATCCGCCAGCGACCGTCGCCGATGGGGTCGGCCGACTCGAAGGTGAGATCGATGAGTGCGCGGTCGTCTGCGGCGCGTTCCTCGGCGGACTGCTCCCACAGTTTGCGGTACTCGGCGTGCGTCTCGCGGCGCTCCTCCTCGATGGCGTGGTAGGTGCGCTCGAAGTAGTCACGCTCCTCCTCGGGAAGCGGTGTGCCGATTTGTCCCGCCTTCGACTCCTGTCCGAGGCGACCCGAGACGACCATACAGGTGTCCTGCTCGAAGCAGTACTCGCACTTGGCGTCCGCCTCGTAGCCCGTCGGGACGGACATCTCGAACTCGGTCGCGGCGATTTCGTTGCGCTGGCGGACGACGAAATCGAGGAAGCCCTTGCCGACGGAGAACTCCTTCGCGGGCGAGAGGTCGCCCGACTCCTCGCCGCGGTCGAGTGCGGTGTTCTTCGTGTACAGCAGGGTGCCGGTGTCGGCGCCGACGCCGCGTTCCCGGAGGAGCAGGGCGTAGCAGGCCGCCTGAACCTTGTCCTGGAAGCGAGGCTCGCGGTTGGTGTTCTTGCCCGTCTTGAGTTCGACCGGTTGCCCGCGGCGGATGGCGTCGGCGCGCCCCTTCACGCCGAAAGTGGGCGAGATGAGCGTGCGCTCGGAGCGCCACTCGGAGTCGTCGGGGTCGCCGTCCCACCCCGTGAGGGAGGCACTCTCCCCGTCGTCGGCCGTAATCGTCCCCTGGCTGAGCCACCCCTCGATGGCGGCGGCGTTGCGACGCACCTCGTTGGCGACCTCCTCGCGTTCGCGCCCTAGCAAGCCGAGTTCAAGTCCCGCCTCGCCGACGCGGTCGGCGATGGAGTCCTCCAGGTCGACGCCGCGAAGCAGGTCGCCGAACACCTCGTGGACGACCGTCCCTTTGACGACGGGGTAGTTGAGCGGGATGCCAGAGAGTTTGTTCAGGTAGTACATCCGCGGGCACTGCACCCACGAGCGGATGTCGGTCACGTCGACGAGGAAGTCGGGTTCGAGGACGACGTAGGACTCTTTCGAGGTGGTGTACCCCTCGTCGCCGTCGTAGTCGTTGCGCTCGGCGTCGGTGACGAGCAGTTCCATCCCCACCTCGGCGTGGTCGGCGGTGTGGGTCCACTTCCCCCACAGCGTCACCGTGACGGGGTCGCTCGTGCCACCATCGGGCCGCACGGAGAGTTCCGCGAGGTCCGACTCGCCGTACTTGGTGCTCACCTGTCGAACCTCCCCGACGTCGACGATGGGGCCGCGAACGTTCACTGTACGAGAGGGGTTGGCGCTCGGGAAAAACGGTGTCGGTGTCGGGGGTGTCGCGGCGGGCGACTGCCGACTCAGCGACCGCCGACCCCGCCGGGAACCGAAAGCGTTCATCGGCGTCGAGAGGAGTTCTCTCGCTCTGCCAGCGCCGCGTCGACCCACGCCGGTCGCGGGACGGTCGTGGCCGAGACGTTCGACAGACCGAACTGCGCAGTCACCCACACAGTCGGGCCGAACTCCGTCGTCCGATACCTGACCGTCGCGGCGTCGACGATGCCGCTCGGAGTGACGAACACGCTGACCGTGAGATTTCGCCGAAGCGGAACCGACGGTTCGCGGACGTCTCCGAGAGTGAGGCGGTGGAGCGTCTGCCCGTCTCGGGTGACTGTGC harbors:
- a CDS encoding PH domain-containing protein; this translates as MRRLHPASAAVSGLRSGGQLALFALFAATASFGMGGGGISPLVAVAAPAAFVVGFAAAMVRWYRFEYEVQSEHLIVRSGVLSRQEREIPLRRIQNVDVRRSVLQRALGLATVRVETAGGSSTEATLDAVAVSEATRLRDELGRGGRDGRDGRRGATTGVSDAEESASTDTPTEGDTTEPGTASSTPRQETLYELTGREFATLCAVSFRPSAVIAPFVGASLFDDLIIDGGRLLVRLGIINVDLDPNGIPVLPAMDLLYLALLGVVSFLLVVWVVSALLTFVRYYGFRLDRVGDELRYERGLLGRYSGTVPLSKVQTVTVSENAAMRRLGYASLSVDTAGATPGSNNGDGGTETAVPLDTRSRVVALADDVRAELDPESTTDEVLDDAFAPETVERPPKRARRRYVVRYALGSLLVTAIAVGVDRLFVDLPTGVPLLPLVGLAVAPIAGHLTWVNRGHATVGDGYVTRTGVFRRHTRLIPYFRLQTVFVSRTVFQRRRDLASVTGDSASASGLLGGDATAHDVDADDADALREELLARLRADLARRRRARRQRRTMAEEAERDGDDQPTSADTVATTDDDTAESPVDSFEWTTGGGTSVDDERPDTTPEGDDLDDSDDDSEDPDRTD
- a CDS encoding lactate racemase domain-containing protein, with translation MSDDEYELPLGTGTILVTLPDCEVDVAVPAGGEAVDPRAAAEAALDDPHGPPIESVVDADDQVCVVVTDVTRATPDEQLVDAMLDRIPADRDQVTIILGLGLHRPMTDAEIESGLGPYADLAQNHDPDSAVEVGTVDGVPVLVNPAVVEADTVLATGMVEPHQYAGFSGGAKTVVIGAGGEPIIRHTHGPEMLARSGVRLGRIDDNPFREFLDRAGDLAGPDFCLNVTHGPAGILGAAAGEPRSVVRDLAETAREALSVTVSGEYDAVVGGVPAPKDANLYQTSRAATYVLLGANNPVRSGGRVVLPARLPEGAGDGRGERRFYERLSAGESANAVFEEMREGYEPGAQRAFVLARAMRDHEVWITNSEHPEVATDCLLYAADSVADAVDPGSRVLVVPDALTTLLV
- a CDS encoding AAA domain-containing protein; this translates as MNVRGPIVDVGEVRQVSTKYGESDLAELSVRPDGGTSDPVTVTLWGKWTHTADHAEVGMELLVTDAERNDYDGDEGYTTSKESYVVLEPDFLVDVTDIRSWVQCPRMYYLNKLSGIPLNYPVVKGTVVHEVFGDLLRGVDLEDSIADRVGEAGLELGLLGREREEVANEVRRNAAAIEGWLSQGTITADDGESASLTGWDGDPDDSEWRSERTLISPTFGVKGRADAIRRGQPVELKTGKNTNREPRFQDKVQAACYALLLRERGVGADTGTLLYTKNTALDRGEESGDLSPAKEFSVGKGFLDFVVRQRNEIAATEFEMSVPTGYEADAKCEYCFEQDTCMVVSGRLGQESKAGQIGTPLPEEERDYFERTYHAIEEERRETHAEYRKLWEQSAEERAADDRALIDLTFESADPIGDGRWRITARKESDAVSKLREGDIALASDGDPTAGDAELGRIVELGDRVVVETDERIEVSRLDVYPSELSVSRMHTAVHDFVLKGDPDRKDVLFGRRDPAFRDDDTTYIDNNDAQNDAVNRAVNAEDFALVHGPPGTGKTYTIAQIVRTLVADGDRVLLSAFTNRAVDNALEALRDQGMGTEPDDGVLRVGTKTGVRGDMQDLRLVTRGDPNDRAATLNDADVVAATTSSCGSRTMREQEFDVAVVDEASQLTEPSTLAAINRADRFVLVGDHEQLPPVVRAENDLSESLFERLIDDHPDAGVMLDRQYRMSQRIQAFSSTEFYDGALRPATPEVAGQTLADLGVDTADLPPELRNPVSFVDPDGTHEGNANPIEADRVADIVDAYVAAGVDPDDIGVIAPFRAQVAEIGRRTNVTVDTVDRFQGSSKEVIVVSFVATGDLDSPVFDDPRRVNVALTRAKKALCLVGDAEALASDPFYARMLAWARR